A single Solidesulfovibrio sp. DNA region contains:
- a CDS encoding glycosyltransferase, whose protein sequence is MDNAPRVDVIVPAYRGLGLTLACLESLLGATCRTPHRIVVINDCSPEPDLTAALRQLAGQGRLELLENRRNLGFPATANRGLTLSPERDRVLVNSDVLVFDGWLDRLAAAAQAAPDIGTVTPFSNNATICSYPVPNTDNPLPADIAPAALDALCAAENAGKTVDLPTAVGFCMYIRRECLADVGLFDAEAFGLGYGEENDFCQRAAHCGWRHVLAGDVFAVHAGGASFGEGRKPALARNLAVLAARHPGYLPRVREFMRRDPVAALRRNVDVARLARLAPPPLVVRLCHAKDGGTARRLADEARELVAAGFTPASLAPADRENPDHRVRLTVDHPEVAADLVYALPDELPRLVDDLRRLGTAGCVFHHFLDLPPEVLALPHRLGVPHEARVHDFGWFCPSINCINDTGLACGEPDRAACQRCADVNGTDMPHLTVEALYAQSGRILETAARVVAPSRDAAARLRHCFPTARVEAVPHPEPALAPPPPPAILPWDGRTPVRLAVIGAIGEHKGYGVLLAMARDANRRGLPLSFQVAGFTKDDFPLFATGKAFVSGRYPENEAVDVIRELDCHLALFLSVWPETYCYTLTEAWRAGLYAVGFDLGAVGERIAATGWGWRLPPSRDGAAVNDRLLALFRQPPAPGTLLP, encoded by the coding sequence ATGGATAACGCCCCCCGCGTCGACGTCATCGTTCCGGCCTACCGGGGCCTGGGCCTGACCCTGGCCTGCCTGGAGTCGCTTCTGGGCGCCACCTGTCGCACGCCCCACCGGATCGTGGTCATAAACGACTGTTCCCCGGAACCGGACCTGACCGCCGCGCTGCGCCAACTGGCCGGGCAAGGCCGCCTGGAACTGCTGGAAAACCGGCGCAATCTGGGGTTTCCGGCCACGGCCAACCGGGGATTGACCCTTTCGCCCGAGCGCGACCGGGTGCTGGTCAACAGCGACGTGCTCGTCTTCGACGGCTGGCTCGACCGGCTGGCCGCCGCCGCCCAGGCCGCCCCGGACATCGGCACGGTCACGCCCTTTTCCAACAACGCCACCATCTGCTCCTACCCCGTGCCCAACACCGACAACCCCCTGCCGGCGGACATCGCCCCGGCCGCCCTCGACGCCCTGTGCGCCGCCGAAAACGCCGGGAAAACCGTGGACCTGCCCACGGCCGTGGGCTTTTGCATGTACATCCGGCGGGAATGCCTGGCCGATGTGGGACTGTTCGATGCCGAGGCCTTCGGCCTGGGCTACGGCGAGGAGAACGATTTCTGCCAACGCGCCGCGCATTGCGGCTGGCGGCATGTGCTGGCCGGCGACGTGTTTGCCGTCCATGCCGGCGGGGCGTCCTTCGGCGAGGGCAGAAAACCGGCCCTGGCCCGCAACCTGGCCGTGCTGGCCGCGCGCCACCCGGGCTATCTGCCGCGCGTGCGGGAGTTCATGCGCCGCGATCCCGTGGCGGCGCTTCGCCGCAACGTCGACGTGGCCCGGCTGGCCCGGCTGGCCCCGCCGCCCCTGGTGGTGCGGCTTTGCCACGCCAAGGACGGCGGCACGGCCCGGCGCCTGGCCGACGAGGCCCGGGAACTCGTGGCCGCCGGCTTCACCCCGGCCAGCCTCGCCCCGGCCGACCGGGAAAACCCCGATCACCGGGTCCGCCTGACCGTGGACCACCCCGAGGTTGCGGCCGATCTGGTCTACGCCCTGCCGGACGAATTGCCCCGACTCGTGGACGACCTGCGGCGGCTGGGCACGGCCGGCTGCGTCTTCCACCATTTCCTCGACCTGCCGCCCGAGGTCCTTGCGTTGCCGCATCGCCTCGGCGTGCCCCACGAGGCCAGGGTCCACGACTTCGGCTGGTTTTGCCCGAGCATCAACTGCATAAACGACACGGGGCTGGCCTGCGGCGAGCCCGACCGGGCCGCCTGCCAGCGCTGCGCCGATGTCAACGGTACGGACATGCCGCACCTGACCGTGGAGGCCCTCTACGCCCAGTCCGGCCGCATCCTGGAAACGGCTGCGCGGGTCGTGGCCCCCAGCCGCGACGCCGCGGCCCGCCTGCGCCACTGCTTCCCCACGGCCCGGGTGGAGGCCGTCCCCCATCCCGAACCGGCCCTCGCCCCGCCGCCGCCGCCGGCCATCCTGCCCTGGGACGGGCGCACGCCCGTGCGCCTGGCCGTCATCGGCGCCATCGGCGAGCACAAGGGCTACGGCGTGCTTTTGGCCATGGCCCGCGACGCCAACCGGCGCGGCCTGCCCCTGTCCTTCCAGGTGGCGGGGTTCACCAAGGACGATTTTCCGCTCTTCGCCACGGGCAAGGCCTTCGTCTCGGGGCGCTACCCGGAAAACGAGGCCGTGGACGTCATCCGGGAGCTCGACTGCCACCTGGCGCTTTTCCTGTCCGTGTGGCCGGAAACCTACTGCTACACCCTGACCGAGGCCTGGCGGGCCGGACTGTACGCCGTGGGCTTCGACCTGGGGGCCGTGGGCGAGCGCATCGCGGCCACGGGCTGGGGCTGGCGCCTGCCGCCCAGCCGCGACGGCGCGGCCGTCAACGACCGGCTGCTGGCCCTTTTCCGGCAGCCGCCAGCGCCCGGCACGCTCCTCCCCTGA
- the lhgO gene encoding L-2-hydroxyglutarate oxidase, which produces MASMHAHTCIVGSGILGLTLARELLARGEDGILVCDKEPGPGRHASGRNSGVLHAGIYYAPQSLRAKTCLAGNRRMRAYCRERGLPLSECGKVIVTRDPSELPGLLALRDKAQANGATVRLVDEKELADIEPQAITHGQALFSPETAVVDPKAILTALAQDVAASGRAEILWNTRAIGPAGPGRLATSAGEVSYDRLVNVAGAYADKLCQAYGLGKGYQLVPFKGVYRKLRPQAAHLVRGNVYPVPDPRNPFLGVHFTRGVSGEVYIGPTSIPAFGRENYGLLSGLDAEAFSILLRDAVLFAVNPGFRSVALSEPRKYQFRHFFADASRLLRGLSPADVVPAAKVGIRPQLVDTRKNVLVSDYVLETGPRELHVLGAISPAFTSSMAIAPYLADRLPRA; this is translated from the coding sequence ATGGCCTCGATGCATGCCCACACCTGTATCGTCGGCTCCGGCATCCTCGGCCTGACCCTGGCCCGCGAACTGCTCGCCCGGGGCGAGGACGGCATCCTCGTCTGCGACAAGGAGCCCGGCCCGGGCCGCCACGCCTCGGGCCGCAACAGCGGCGTGCTCCACGCCGGCATCTACTACGCCCCGCAAAGCCTGCGGGCCAAAACCTGCCTGGCCGGCAACCGGCGCATGCGGGCCTATTGCCGGGAACGCGGGTTGCCGCTGTCGGAATGCGGCAAGGTCATCGTCACCCGCGACCCGTCCGAGCTCCCGGGCCTTTTGGCCCTGCGCGACAAGGCTCAGGCCAACGGCGCCACGGTGCGCCTGGTCGACGAAAAGGAACTGGCCGACATCGAACCCCAGGCCATCACCCACGGCCAGGCCCTGTTTTCCCCGGAAACGGCCGTGGTCGACCCCAAGGCCATCCTGACGGCCCTGGCCCAGGACGTCGCCGCCTCGGGCCGGGCGGAAATCCTCTGGAACACCCGGGCCATCGGCCCCGCCGGCCCGGGAAGGCTGGCCACCTCGGCCGGCGAGGTCAGCTACGACCGGCTGGTCAACGTGGCCGGGGCCTACGCCGACAAGCTCTGCCAGGCCTACGGCCTGGGCAAGGGCTACCAGCTCGTGCCGTTTAAGGGTGTGTACCGCAAGCTGCGGCCGCAAGCCGCCCACCTGGTGCGGGGCAACGTCTACCCCGTGCCGGACCCGCGCAATCCCTTCCTGGGCGTCCACTTCACGCGCGGCGTCTCGGGCGAGGTTTATATCGGCCCCACCTCCATCCCGGCTTTCGGCCGCGAGAACTACGGCCTCCTTTCGGGCCTCGACGCCGAAGCCTTCTCCATCCTCCTGCGCGACGCCGTGCTGTTCGCCGTCAACCCGGGTTTCCGCTCGGTGGCGCTCAGCGAGCCGCGCAAGTACCAGTTCCGGCATTTTTTCGCCGACGCCTCGCGCCTGCTGCGGGGGCTTTCGCCCGCGGACGTGGTGCCGGCGGCCAAGGTCGGCATCCGGCCGCAGCTCGTGGACACGCGCAAAAACGTCCTGGTCTCGGACTACGTCCTGGAGACCGGGCCGCGCGAACTGCACGTGCTCGGGGCCATCTCCCCGGCCTTCACCTCGTCCATGGCCATCGCCCCCTACCTGGCCGACCGGCTGCCCCGGGCCTGA
- a CDS encoding HlyD family type I secretion periplasmic adaptor subunit, with the protein MLEKFIPKKDKPALPKEALEFQPDAEELELTPLPVSARLTLYIIVAMLLFFFIWSIFAKTDKIIASTGKIVSSGKNINISPLQDAIIRSIDVKLGATIKKGDVLVRLDPTFSTADASRLQKNKTYDLLVLSRMESELTGAPFIPPASATPQDVETQRKLLAGRLEEFSAKLRTVNTKISQYQHDIQALQRQYTQMEKQVSVAQELVGMRQKVYEQGSDSRLSMLEAENHLAQTNVSMEQLKGSLASKRHDLTQLLAEKEGFVEGWRNDIVNQLTTGNKDLQSVEEDLSKAERLKELTILTAPSDAVVLDIANYNPGTVIKSGETMMTLVPLNEPLEAAVYIDPSDIGYIRQGDPAEIKLDTYPFQKYGYLDASLRTIAEDAQVLDTTTGRRFVYEGRLRITSMDHMINMPADFRLVPGMTLSSDIKIGSRTVITYITWPLLRVFGESIREP; encoded by the coding sequence ATGCTTGAGAAATTCATCCCGAAAAAAGACAAACCAGCCCTGCCCAAGGAAGCCTTGGAGTTTCAGCCGGACGCCGAGGAACTCGAACTGACGCCCTTGCCGGTATCCGCTCGCCTGACCCTGTACATCATCGTGGCCATGCTCCTGTTCTTTTTCATCTGGTCGATTTTCGCCAAAACCGACAAGATCATCGCCTCCACGGGAAAGATCGTATCCTCGGGCAAGAACATCAACATCTCCCCCTTGCAGGATGCCATCATCCGCAGCATCGACGTCAAACTCGGGGCCACGATCAAGAAAGGCGACGTCCTGGTCCGGCTGGACCCCACCTTCTCCACGGCCGACGCCAGCCGACTTCAAAAAAACAAGACCTACGACCTCCTCGTGCTGTCCCGCATGGAAAGCGAGTTGACCGGGGCGCCCTTCATTCCCCCGGCCTCGGCGACCCCCCAGGACGTGGAGACGCAACGCAAGCTCCTGGCCGGCCGCCTGGAGGAATTTTCGGCCAAGCTGCGTACGGTCAACACCAAGATTTCCCAGTATCAACATGATATCCAGGCCCTGCAGCGCCAGTACACGCAGATGGAAAAGCAGGTGTCCGTGGCCCAGGAACTGGTGGGCATGCGCCAGAAGGTCTACGAACAGGGCTCGGATTCCCGCCTCTCCATGCTCGAGGCGGAAAACCACCTGGCCCAGACCAATGTCTCCATGGAGCAGCTCAAGGGCTCCCTGGCCTCCAAACGCCACGACCTGACCCAGCTTTTGGCGGAAAAGGAAGGCTTTGTCGAAGGCTGGCGCAACGACATCGTCAACCAACTGACCACCGGCAACAAAGACCTCCAAAGCGTGGAGGAGGACCTGTCCAAGGCCGAGCGCCTCAAGGAACTCACCATCCTGACCGCGCCGAGCGACGCCGTGGTCCTCGACATAGCCAACTACAATCCCGGGACGGTCATCAAAAGCGGTGAGACCATGATGACCCTGGTCCCCCTCAATGAGCCCCTGGAAGCTGCCGTCTATATCGACCCCTCCGACATCGGGTATATCCGCCAGGGCGACCCGGCCGAAATCAAGCTCGATACCTACCCCTTCCAAAAATACGGGTATCTCGACGCCTCGTTGCGCACCATCGCCGAGGACGCCCAGGTCCTCGACACGACCACCGGCCGCAGGTTCGTCTACGAGGGGCGCCTGCGCATCACCAGCATGGACCATATGATCAACATGCCGGCGGACTTCCGGCTCGTACCGGGCATGACGCTGTCCTCGGACATCAAGATCGGCAGCCGCACGGTCATCACCTACATAACCTGGCCGCTTTTGCGCGTCTTCGGCGAATCCATCCGCGAACCTTAA
- a CDS encoding glycosyltransferase family 4 protein produces the protein MRPAPADTAIPHVELTREMVLAWHLRDDLRAGRSLDDPRTRLDLALWWISSARLEFPAQAGERTPGDVALAGEVLLPGTGPRDAAVTRLMDFMRRLRPGDAAGYDLATARGRRALAAWYYACAVPELHLFDLLGAREREWLLAPVTPPLPPAGLPLPRLARLLWENRADVRDAFDLESPDGPAALLAWYFAHGVAEMRHQAYAAWLAPRGPEETPPAPPEPGRRLPAAPPPRHAFGANIIGYARGELGIGEDSRMCALSLAQADTPFAVVNIPVGSCTREADGYLDACLAEDAPYPVNIFCLTGLDTARVWLERGNALFAGRVNIGYWPWELPAWPEGMADAYTLMDELWVSSAYTRDAFAKSAPIPVRLAPMAVAVDRITPRPRAYFGLPDDRFLFLYTFDCNSYLARKNPLAAIAAFREAFAASDAPVALVLKTMNVREDDPRWLALAEAASGDRRILFLRETMDRGDVLGLFAACDAYLSPHRAEGFGRTLAEAMLLGKPVIATNHSGSADFLTPETGFPVAYRLSPVGAGEYPFGEGLTWADPDIDALARAMRLVTRAPELAARRAAAGRERIGSRHHPRTVGLAYRERLRGLCSR, from the coding sequence ATGCGACCTGCCCCCGCCGACACCGCGATCCCCCATGTGGAACTGACCCGGGAAATGGTCCTGGCCTGGCACCTGCGCGACGACCTCCGCGCCGGCCGCAGCCTGGACGATCCGCGCACGCGCCTGGACCTGGCCCTGTGGTGGATCAGCTCCGCCCGCCTCGAATTCCCGGCCCAGGCCGGCGAGCGGACACCCGGGGACGTGGCCCTGGCCGGCGAGGTCCTTCTCCCGGGCACGGGGCCGCGGGACGCCGCCGTCACCCGGCTCATGGACTTCATGCGGCGCCTGCGGCCCGGGGACGCCGCCGGGTACGACCTGGCCACCGCCCGGGGCCGTCGGGCCCTGGCCGCCTGGTATTACGCCTGCGCCGTGCCGGAACTGCACCTTTTCGACCTGCTGGGCGCCCGGGAGCGGGAGTGGCTCCTGGCGCCGGTGACGCCGCCCCTGCCGCCGGCCGGGCTGCCGCTGCCCCGGCTGGCCCGGCTGCTGTGGGAAAACCGCGCCGACGTCCGCGACGCCTTCGACCTCGAGTCGCCGGACGGCCCGGCCGCCCTGCTGGCCTGGTACTTCGCGCACGGCGTGGCCGAGATGCGCCACCAGGCTTATGCGGCCTGGCTGGCCCCCCGCGGCCCGGAGGAGACCCCGCCCGCCCCGCCCGAGCCAGGTCGCCGCCTCCCGGCCGCCCCTCCACCGCGCCATGCCTTCGGGGCCAACATCATCGGCTACGCCAGGGGGGAACTCGGCATCGGCGAGGACTCGCGCATGTGCGCCCTGTCCCTGGCCCAGGCCGACACGCCCTTTGCCGTGGTCAACATCCCCGTGGGCTCGTGCACGCGGGAGGCCGACGGCTACCTCGACGCCTGCCTGGCCGAGGACGCGCCCTACCCGGTCAACATCTTCTGCCTCACGGGCCTGGACACGGCCCGGGTCTGGCTGGAACGCGGCAACGCCCTTTTCGCCGGGCGCGTCAATATCGGCTACTGGCCGTGGGAACTGCCGGCCTGGCCCGAGGGCATGGCCGACGCCTACACGCTGATGGACGAGCTGTGGGTGTCGAGCGCCTACACCCGGGACGCCTTCGCCAAAAGCGCGCCCATCCCGGTGCGGCTCGCGCCCATGGCCGTTGCCGTGGACCGGATCACGCCCCGGCCCCGGGCCTATTTCGGCCTGCCCGACGACCGGTTCCTGTTCCTGTATACCTTCGACTGCAATTCCTACCTGGCCCGCAAGAACCCCCTGGCCGCCATCGCCGCCTTTCGGGAGGCCTTTGCCGCAAGCGACGCCCCGGTGGCCCTGGTGCTCAAGACCATGAACGTCCGGGAGGACGACCCCCGCTGGCTGGCCCTGGCCGAGGCGGCCTCGGGGGACCGGCGCATCCTTTTTTTGCGCGAGACCATGGACCGGGGCGACGTGCTCGGGCTTTTCGCCGCCTGCGACGCCTACCTCTCGCCCCACCGGGCGGAAGGCTTCGGCCGCACCCTGGCCGAGGCCATGCTGCTCGGCAAACCGGTCATCGCCACGAACCACTCGGGCAGCGCCGACTTCCTCACGCCCGAGACGGGCTTTCCCGTGGCCTACCGGCTTTCGCCCGTCGGCGCCGGCGAGTACCCCTTCGGCGAAGGGCTGACCTGGGCCGACCCGGACATCGACGCCCTGGCCCGGGCCATGCGCCTGGTGACGCGGGCGCCGGAACTGGCCGCCAGGCGCGCCGCCGCCGGACGGGAACGCATCGGCAGCCGACACCATCCGCGGACCGTGGGGCTGGCCTACCGGGAACGCCTGCGCGGGCTTTGCAGCCGATAG
- a CDS encoding glycosyltransferase codes for MQPDLTILFVHRDFPSQFRGLLEYFLRRPGTRVCAIRNAAKGPPIPGVIDAAYTGCGQRPDGLHQYARHIEEQIRCGVAAMEAAKALRRAGISPDLIYAHPGWGEALFLKDVFPGARFIGYCEHYYDPRGRDAAFDPEFPILDYHWPIVSLQNTANLHALAACDRGVSPTFWQRRGFPPEWREKIEVIHEGVDTDIVRPDPAACLRINGPGVDVACGDEIVTYVARDLEPYRGFHIFMRALPELLRLRPNCRVLVVGRDGVSYGMRPPFGQSYARRYRAQYPVDPDRVFFCDTLPYPDYLKVLQVSACHVYLTYPFVLSWSALEAMAAGCLLVGSDTEPVREVIADGQNGFLVDFFDHQALAHRIADVLAHRHGLFHLRRAARQTVLERYDKARTCLPAHLRLAERVLAGGFDAQT; via the coding sequence ATGCAGCCCGATCTGACCATCCTTTTCGTTCACAGGGATTTTCCCAGCCAATTCCGCGGTCTGCTCGAGTATTTCCTGCGCCGGCCGGGCACGCGCGTGTGCGCCATCCGCAACGCCGCCAAGGGGCCGCCCATCCCCGGCGTCATCGACGCCGCCTATACCGGCTGCGGCCAACGCCCCGACGGGCTGCACCAGTACGCCCGGCACATCGAGGAGCAGATCCGGTGCGGCGTGGCCGCCATGGAAGCGGCCAAGGCCCTGCGCCGGGCCGGCATCAGCCCGGACCTCATCTACGCCCACCCCGGCTGGGGCGAGGCCCTGTTCCTCAAGGACGTCTTTCCCGGGGCCAGATTCATCGGCTACTGCGAGCATTACTACGATCCCCGGGGCCGCGACGCGGCCTTTGACCCGGAATTCCCCATCCTGGACTACCACTGGCCCATCGTCAGCCTGCAAAACACCGCCAACCTCCATGCCCTGGCCGCCTGCGACCGGGGCGTCTCCCCCACCTTCTGGCAGCGCCGGGGATTTCCGCCCGAATGGCGGGAGAAAATCGAGGTCATCCACGAAGGCGTGGATACCGACATCGTGCGCCCGGACCCGGCGGCCTGCCTGCGCATCAACGGCCCGGGCGTGGATGTCGCCTGCGGCGACGAGATCGTCACCTACGTCGCCCGGGACCTCGAACCCTACCGGGGCTTTCACATTTTCATGCGGGCCCTGCCGGAACTCCTGCGCCTGCGGCCCAACTGCCGCGTCCTCGTCGTCGGCCGCGACGGCGTCAGCTACGGCATGCGCCCGCCCTTCGGCCAAAGCTACGCCCGCCGCTACCGGGCACAGTATCCGGTCGATCCGGACCGGGTCTTTTTCTGCGACACCCTGCCCTATCCCGACTACCTCAAGGTGTTGCAGGTCTCGGCCTGCCACGTCTACCTGACCTATCCCTTCGTGCTGTCCTGGTCGGCCCTGGAGGCCATGGCCGCCGGCTGCCTGCTGGTGGGCTCGGACACCGAGCCGGTGCGCGAGGTCATCGCGGACGGCCAAAACGGCTTCCTCGTCGATTTCTTCGACCACCAGGCCCTGGCCCATCGCATCGCCGACGTCCTCGCCCATCGCCACGGCCTGTTCCACCTGCGCCGGGCCGCCCGGCAAACCGTGCTTGAGCGCTACGACAAGGCCCGGACCTGCCTGCCGGCCCATCTGCGACTGGCCGAACGGGTCCTGGCCGGAGGTTTCGATGCGCAAACCTGA
- a CDS encoding peptidase domain-containing ABC transporter — translation MTNDHLRSNSGLFCFLLLARHHHIDLTAESLSHKYNISDQNLDPIKLLRMAKDLGFKSKRTNLSWKKLFYIGNVFPFIARLRDDKYIIVSGVRGTDTAGEVAIVDPSRGSLEFIFLRQSAFEEIWAGECLLFKKIYKSTDTHKPFGLEWFIPEMMRHKVLFRDVTLATITVNLLALGFPIYIQLVFDKAIKHRALSTLAVLSVAVVLVVVFQKILDYLKEYITLYAANKIDLRLDKVLYSHILRLPIDFFDFTPIGLITRYLFQKDRIRRFMTGTLLITLFDLSLIVFIFPVLFFYSWQMTCMVLVGTGLILLIMVSTTRRFRFLMHNVQQAEAIKNKYLVETLRGIGTIKSLALEPFRYRRTEQDSANTISQDQTIKKLSLKVTFFSEMIQQLLRVSLVWYGCYQAIDQEITMGGIIAFMMLSNLVTHPLVKMLGLLHEYQEVAVSVSLLGLILNRPIEHQSANRGLISSISGSIGIESVNFRYSENAPPALSDITVHFPAGSVIGIVGRSGSGKSTLTRLIQGLYPLQQGRITVDGLDMRDYDLAHLRRSIGVVLQESFLFEGSIRDNIAVTKPSATFEEIVFASRMAGADEFIQLLPKGYDTPLFEGGSNLSGGQRQRVSIARALLIQPSILILDEATSALDAESEAIIQANLTAIAQGRTMLIVSHRLSMLTMCHSIIVLEKGRLIGNAPHDELLRTCPIYADLWHKQNRHLLGLLQNQAAS, via the coding sequence ATGACCAATGACCATCTTCGCAGCAATTCGGGACTCTTCTGTTTTTTGCTCCTGGCCCGGCATCATCACATCGATTTGACGGCGGAATCCCTTTCCCACAAGTATAACATCAGCGACCAAAACCTTGATCCCATCAAATTGTTGCGCATGGCCAAGGATCTGGGGTTCAAGAGCAAGCGAACGAACCTGAGTTGGAAGAAACTCTTCTATATCGGCAACGTTTTTCCCTTTATTGCCCGGCTTCGTGACGACAAGTATATCATCGTTTCCGGGGTGCGAGGTACGGACACCGCCGGGGAAGTTGCCATCGTCGACCCGAGCCGCGGTTCCCTGGAATTCATTTTCCTGCGCCAGAGCGCTTTTGAAGAAATATGGGCTGGCGAGTGTCTTCTCTTCAAGAAAATCTACAAGTCCACGGACACGCACAAGCCTTTTGGCCTGGAATGGTTCATCCCTGAAATGATGCGGCACAAGGTGTTGTTTCGCGATGTGACCTTGGCCACAATCACCGTCAACCTGCTGGCCCTCGGCTTCCCGATTTACATTCAGCTCGTTTTCGACAAGGCGATCAAGCACCGCGCCCTATCAACCCTGGCCGTACTCTCCGTGGCCGTCGTTCTGGTGGTCGTATTCCAAAAGATCCTCGACTATCTCAAGGAATACATCACGCTTTACGCCGCGAACAAGATCGACTTGCGCCTGGATAAAGTCCTTTACAGTCATATTCTCCGCCTCCCCATCGACTTCTTCGACTTCACGCCCATCGGCCTTATTACACGCTATCTTTTCCAGAAAGACCGTATACGTCGTTTCATGACAGGCACACTGCTCATTACGCTCTTCGACCTGAGCTTGATCGTTTTCATATTTCCTGTCCTCTTTTTTTATTCCTGGCAGATGACCTGCATGGTCTTGGTCGGAACCGGGCTCATCCTGTTGATCATGGTGAGCACCACGCGTCGATTCCGTTTCTTGATGCATAACGTCCAACAAGCCGAAGCCATAAAAAACAAATATCTCGTCGAAACACTTCGAGGCATAGGCACCATCAAGTCCTTGGCTCTCGAACCATTCCGCTACAGAAGGACGGAGCAGGACTCGGCCAATACAATCAGCCAGGATCAGACCATCAAAAAGCTTTCCCTGAAGGTCACATTTTTTAGCGAAATGATCCAGCAACTTCTGCGTGTCTCTCTTGTCTGGTATGGCTGCTACCAGGCCATCGACCAGGAAATCACGATGGGCGGGATCATCGCCTTCATGATGCTCAGCAACCTGGTCACCCACCCCCTGGTAAAAATGCTCGGCCTGTTGCACGAATACCAGGAGGTGGCTGTTTCCGTCTCCCTGCTGGGCCTCATCCTGAACCGGCCCATCGAGCACCAATCCGCCAACCGGGGGCTCATTTCATCCATCAGTGGCAGTATCGGCATCGAGTCCGTCAACTTTCGCTACAGTGAAAACGCGCCGCCGGCGCTTTCCGATATCACCGTGCATTTTCCCGCCGGATCGGTCATCGGCATCGTCGGCCGTTCGGGTTCCGGCAAATCCACCCTGACCCGCCTCATCCAGGGCCTGTACCCTCTCCAGCAGGGCCGCATCACCGTCGACGGCCTGGACATGCGCGACTACGACCTGGCCCACCTGCGCCGGTCCATCGGCGTGGTCCTCCAGGAGAGTTTCCTGTTCGAGGGCTCCATCCGCGACAACATCGCCGTCACCAAACCCTCGGCCACCTTCGAGGAAATCGTCTTCGCCTCCCGTATGGCCGGGGCCGATGAATTCATCCAACTGCTGCCCAAGGGGTATGACACCCCCCTGTTCGAAGGCGGCTCCAACCTGTCCGGCGGCCAGCGCCAGCGCGTCTCCATCGCCCGGGCCCTGCTCATCCAGCCCTCGATCCTGATCCTCGACGAGGCCACCAGCGCCCTGGACGCCGAATCCGAAGCCATCATCCAGGCCAACCTCACGGCCATCGCCCAGGGCCGCACCATGCTCATCGTCAGCCACCGCCTGTCCATGCTGACCATGTGCCATTCCATTATCGTCCTGGAAAAAGGCAGACTCATCGGCAACGCCCCCCACGACGAACTGCTGCGCACCTGCCCGATCTACGCCGACCTCTGGCACAAACAAAACCGGCATCTGTTAGGGCTGCTGCAAAACCAGGCCGCCTCGTGA